The DNA segment CTAGACCATTGATCGCCGAGACTTGGACGTCATCAATAAATTGCGGTGCAAGTTTAATAAATTCCAGTAAGGCGGGGTAAGCACCAGCTAGTTTCGGACGGCAATGTTGTAGGTAAAGCGCTTCGGTATCGGCATTGAGCGAAATAGATAAGCTATCAACACAGGCGGCCAGCTCAGGCAGAATATTGCGTTTATGGAATAGGTTGCCGAGCCCATCGGTGTTCACGCGTACCTTGCCACCTTGCTGCTTAATCTCTTTAGCGACATCAAGCAAGCTTGTTAGATTAAGCGTGGGTTCACCATATCCGCAGAATACATATTCATCGAACTTTGACACTTCACCCAATTGCGCAATCAATTCGTCGGCTTTTGGCTGACGATTGAGATCAAGCTGATATTGATGAACCTGTTTGCTGCCATTATGCTTGGGGCAGAATTGACATCTCAAGGTGCAGCGACCAGTGATATTGAGGTAGCGGCTATCGCGTATATCGTAAACGAGGGTAGGTTGATTGTCGGTCATGAGGGCGTCTTGTTGAAAATAAGACCGACAAGCATAACGGCTAAGTTGATTAAAATCTGTTTGCTGGATCGGATTCTGATACTGATTGGCATTGCTGTCATCTAAGATGCATTAAAAAGGGAGGCTAAATGCCTCCCTTTTTCTACTTGCCTTTTCGACTCGCAATAGTCGAGCCTCACTCGGTATTCTTACGCTAGGTCTGAGCGTGCTCATGGTCTGGTTTTGGCTGCCACCACCAGTGGAAGAACCGGCTAAAGCCACGTCTGATATCATCTAAGATGATGTACAGAATTGGCACCAAGATTAATGTCACCACGGTAGAGAATAAAATACCGAAGGCGAGTGATGCGGCCATCGGGATCACAATCTGCGCCTGTAGGCTCCTCTCTAATAGAATTGGTACTAAGCCAACAAAGGTGGTGAGTGAGGTGAGGATAATCGCTCTGAAGCGATAACACCCCGAATCGACTGCAGCCTTAATGATGCTGTGCCCTTCGGCGCGAGCGCGGTTAACAAAGTCGACCAAGATTAACGAGTCGTTTACCACCACCCCAGCCAAAGCCACAATGCCACACAGACTCAAGATACTCATATTTAGGCCTAAGACAAAGTGGCCAAATAGCGCGCCAATCATACCGAATGGGATCACCGACATGATAATCAACGGCTGACTATAAGATTTCAGTGGAATAGCCATCAGAGCGTAGATGGTAAACAGCGCGAAGAAGAAACCTTGCAATAGACTGACTAACGCGCTTTGTTCGTCGGCACTGCCGCCATCGAGTGCGGTAGAGATATTTGGGTATTTCGCCTGTAGATCGGGTAAGAACTCCTCTTGGATCTCAGCAACCACTTTCGATGGCTCAACCTTATTGGTGTCTGCGTTAGCAATAATGGTAATCGCTCGGCGGCCATCGACACGGGTGATCGATGAGTAGGAGTCCCCAAGTTGTAGCTCGGCCACGGTCGAAAACGGCACTGCGGCGCCACTTGGAGTGCGAATGAGCATGTTCTCAAGATGACCTATGGTGCGACGCTGTTCTAGCGGGTAGCGCACCATCACCTTAACTTCCTCTTTATTACGTAAAATACGCTGGGCTTCATAACCATAGAAGCCATAGCGGACTTGGCGAGCCAGATCGGACAAGGTTAATCCTAAGGCTTCGGCTTCAGGGCGGATCTTGAGCTTAATTTCTTGGCTACCGGAGGAGAAGTTATCGGAAATGTCGTAGACGCCCTCGTAGCTACGAAGTTTCTGTTTCAGCTCTTCAGAGGCTTTGGATAGCTGCTCAAGATTGCTCGATGTTAACCTAAAGGAGATATCGCCCCCGGCGTCATTGGTGCTGGCATTAATATTCAGCTTTTTAACCGCCAATAGCTCGGGTATTTTTTTACGCCAAGCGCTAGCAATCGCTTCGCCATCGATATCGCGATCTTCGCCCTTTGTTAGTTCGGCAAACAGGAAGGCTGAGGTTCGAGAGCTCATATTGATAAAGCTGTGCTTGACCACCGGGTAGCCTAGCTCCTCTTCCATCTGAGTGTTCATGGCGTACAGAGCCTCTTCCACCTCCTGCACAACTTTAAGGGTATTCTCTTCTGAGCTACCCTCATCCATATCGAGACGGACTTGGATAAAGTCAGATGGAATATCCGGGAAGAAGACCCAGCGCACCTGACCACTGAGAACCAGTGCGATGGAGAGCATGAGTACACCGACAAAAACGGCCACCGTGTTGTAACGCTGTACAATACAGCGCTCCAAGAATGGACGGTATTGGTTATAAATAAAGTATTGCACCTTATCATTTAAACCCGCTTTAAGGCGGCCCAGCCGCCCAAGTTCTGCTCTGGGCTTGCGCGGTTTCATATGGGCAAGGTGAGCGGGCAAGATTAGTTTTGATTCCACCAAGGAGAACAGCAGACATAAGATCACTATCATGCCGATGGACTTCCAGATAATCCCTTGAGGGCCTGAGACCATCAGCATCGGCATAAAGGCGGCAATCGTAGTTAATACACCGAAGGTGGCGGGCATGGCCACTTTCTTGGCGCCCTTGACCACATTTTCTAAGGAGTGACCATGCTTTTCTATTTCACTATAGGCACTCTCACCAATGACAATGGCGTCGTCCACCACTATCCCTAGCACCAGTATGAATGCAAATAGGGTTAACATATTGATTGAAAGTGAGAACGGCTCGAGTGGCATAAACAACATGGCACCTAAGAAACACACTGGTAATCCCATCATTACCCAGAAGGCGAGCT comes from the Shewanella halifaxensis HAW-EB4 genome and includes:
- a CDS encoding TatD family nuclease-associated radical SAM protein produces the protein MTDNQPTLVYDIRDSRYLNITGRCTLRCQFCPKHNGSKQVHQYQLDLNRQPKADELIAQLGEVSKFDEYVFCGYGEPTLNLTSLLDVAKEIKQQGGKVRVNTDGLGNLFHKRNILPELAACVDSLSISLNADTEALYLQHCRPKLAGAYPALLEFIKLAPQFIDDVQVSAINGLEGVDIDACRALVEARGASFKQRELDIVG
- a CDS encoding efflux RND transporter permease subunit, with protein sequence MTTENDTQKGIIAWFARNSVAANLLMWILIIGGLFSTLIINKEVFPSFELNYLQISVAYPGAAPQEIEEGINIKIEEAIQDIIGIKKVTSVASEGVGSVTIEVEDSYDPQDILDEAKLRIDAISTFPVNIEKPNIFRIKPENNVIWISVYGEQSLQEMKELAKTIRDEVAALPAVTRAQVTGVREYEIGIELSEDKLREYGLTFSQVAQAVQNSSIDLPGGSIRAKDGDILLRTKGQAYTGEDFSKIVVSSRPDGSRVMLPQVATINDSFEERLEYTRFNGQPAAIIEVLSVDDQNALDISAQVKDYIEQKRDALPAGAKLDTWGDLTHYLKGRLNMMLSNMFYGALLVFIILALFLEIKLAFWVMMGLPVCFLGAMLFMPLEPFSLSINMLTLFAFILVLGIVVDDAIVIGESAYSEIEKHGHSLENVVKGAKKVAMPATFGVLTTIAAFMPMLMVSGPQGIIWKSIGMIVILCLLFSLVESKLILPAHLAHMKPRKPRAELGRLGRLKAGLNDKVQYFIYNQYRPFLERCIVQRYNTVAVFVGVLMLSIALVLSGQVRWVFFPDIPSDFIQVRLDMDEGSSEENTLKVVQEVEEALYAMNTQMEEELGYPVVKHSFINMSSRTSAFLFAELTKGEDRDIDGEAIASAWRKKIPELLAVKKLNINASTNDAGGDISFRLTSSNLEQLSKASEELKQKLRSYEGVYDISDNFSSGSQEIKLKIRPEAEALGLTLSDLARQVRYGFYGYEAQRILRNKEEVKVMVRYPLEQRRTIGHLENMLIRTPSGAAVPFSTVAELQLGDSYSSITRVDGRRAITIIANADTNKVEPSKVVAEIQEEFLPDLQAKYPNISTALDGGSADEQSALVSLLQGFFFALFTIYALMAIPLKSYSQPLIIMSVIPFGMIGALFGHFVLGLNMSILSLCGIVALAGVVVNDSLILVDFVNRARAEGHSIIKAAVDSGCYRFRAIILTSLTTFVGLVPILLERSLQAQIVIPMAASLAFGILFSTVVTLILVPILYIILDDIRRGFSRFFHWWWQPKPDHEHAQT